CTGGATGTTGCCGTGAGTCATAACCGTGTGTCGGTCCTTAAGTATGCTGTGAGCTTCGCTGAGGAGCTGCTGCTGTGGTCCGACGAGGCCCAGTTCGTCCTGTCAGCCAACGGTGTGTTATCCGCTAAGACTGCACAGCTGGACCTGACCACTCAGTTCGATGTGTCAGACCGTGCGCGTCCTTATGGTATCGGTAGGAACATCTACTACGCGTCCCCTCGCAGCTCCTTTACGTCCATCATGCGCTACTACGCGGTACAGGATGTAAGCTCTGTGAAGAACGCAGAGGACATGACAGCCCACGTTCCAAACTATGTGCCGAACGGTGTGTACAGCATCAACGGGTCTGGTACGGAGAACTTCGCGTGTGTGCTGACCAAGGGTGCTCCGAGTAAGGTATTCATCTACAAGTTCCTCTACATGGACGAGAACATTCGGCAGCAGTCGTGGTCCCACTGGGACTTCGGGGATGGTGTGGAAGTG
Above is a genomic segment from Flammeovirga agarivorans containing:
- a CDS encoding phage nozzle protein; the protein is PDGYMVKVVGDTSKTADQYYVKYDLKQKVWKETVGWNVSIGLDYVTMPWTLVRAADGNFDLGYHDWKDRRAGDDDTNPQPSMVGSTITDVFFFRNRLGFISGENIVMSRTSRYFEFYPPSVANYTDDDPLDVAVSHNRVSVLKYAVSFAEELLLWSDEAQFVLSANGVLSAKTAQLDLTTQFDVSDRARPYGIGRNIYYASPRSSFTSIMRYYAVQDVSSVKNAEDMTAHVPNYVPNGVYSINGSGTENFACVLTKGAPSKVFIYKFLYMDENIRQQSWSHWDFGDGVEV